A window of the Leptospira brenneri genome harbors these coding sequences:
- a CDS encoding thioredoxin family protein, with the protein MRKNPSAFFMERKFQFLLSLLIFGFSFTTLSYCSKQSDIIFSQLEESLTFAKDSNRKLIVVFGADWCPDCKALDGIFEEPEPKALLKENFILFKVDVGRFDKNLSLNDKLGNPIQNGIPALVVLDPSGKILTSTKGGEFSNASKMTKEQVLEYLYRL; encoded by the coding sequence ATGCGGAAGAATCCTTCCGCTTTTTTTATGGAACGTAAGTTTCAATTTCTCCTCTCCCTCCTTATTTTTGGATTCTCATTCACCACCCTTTCTTACTGCTCCAAACAAAGTGACATAATATTTTCTCAGTTGGAAGAAAGCCTGACCTTCGCGAAAGACTCCAACCGAAAACTCATCGTTGTTTTTGGTGCCGATTGGTGTCCCGACTGCAAGGCATTAGATGGAATCTTTGAGGAACCAGAACCAAAAGCACTACTCAAAGAAAATTTTATCCTCTTCAAAGTGGATGTGGGTCGCTTTGATAAAAATTTAAGTCTAAATGATAAACTAGGGAACCCTATCCAAAATGGAATTCCTGCTCTTGTTGTCTTAGATCCTTCAGGAAAAATTCTTACCTCAACAAAAGGAGGAGAATTCTCTAACGCGAGTAAGATGACAAAAGAACAAGTTTTAGAATATTTATACCGTCTTTAG